A region from the Drosophila ananassae strain 14024-0371.13 chromosome 2L, ASM1763931v2, whole genome shotgun sequence genome encodes:
- the LOC6500591 gene encoding DNA polymerase alpha catalytic subunit, whose amino-acid sequence MSDSPSGPRAKRQRIDKNGRFAAMERLRQLKGTKNKCQVEDQVDDVYEVVDEREYAKRAQEKYGDDWIEDDGTGYAEDGRDFFEDEDDYSDAGEEEEKTKGKKKKGVSANSNKRPRESDKPAKGKASIKNLFSNAVPKKVDIKTSVKDDDILADILGEIKEEPGEESTKVEKVIAPAKIAAVTRKSEAAAAKDYMNSFLKNIKVQEQERKKAEASSDHEMLERILKPKAPVPNKKVATFATASVKKEKDIPETKPAAKGSSQDAFSDNEMDFSCLDDDENQFDLEQSKQPEEKTPQAKPVEKVVPKKEPAESPPKEADPEDMSKLLSNWESICQMDDDFEKSVTTGEQDAPISSSEQLRFWFWEAWEDPTKLPGEVFLFGRTADGKSVCVRVQNINRVLYLLPRQYLLDPISKEPTKEKVTVADIYKEFDSEVATELKLDTFRSRKVSKNFAHHAIGIDVPQTCDYLEVHYDGKKPPPTLAANKKYNSIAHVFGSTTNALERFLLDRKIKGPCWLQVSGFKLSPAPMSWCKTEVTVSEPKNVELVQDKGKPAPPPPLTLLALNVRTCMNPKTMKNEICMISMLTHNRFHIDRPAPQPAFNRHMCALTRPAVVSWPLDLNLELAKYKSTKIYKHDSEKVLLNWFLAQYQQIDADLIVTFDAMDCQLNVITDQIVALKIPQWSRMGRLRMTQSFGKRLLDHFVGRMVCDVKRSAEECIRARSYDLQTLCQQVLKLKESERMEVNGDDLLEMYEKGESITKLISLTMQDNSYLLRLMCELNIMPLALQITNICGNTMTRTLQGGRSERNEFLLLHAFHEKNYIVPDKKASNRRGGGDPENTIIADATLPVRKKAAYAGGLVLEPMRGLYEKFVLLMDFNSLYPSIIQEYNICFTTVQQPVDADELPTLPESKVEAGILPLQLKRLVESRKEVKKLMAAPDLSPELQMQYHIRQMALKLTANSMYGCLGFAHSRFFAQHLAALVTHKGREILTNTQQMVQKMNYDVVYGDTDSIMINTNITDYDQVYKIGREIKQSVNKMYKQLELDIDGVFACLLLLKKKKYAAVKLSKDSKGNLKREQEHKGLDIVRRDWSQLAVMVGKAVLDEVLAEKQLEEKLDAVHTQLEKIKQQINEGAVPLPLFVITKQLTRAPQEYANSASLPHVQVALRMNRERNRRYKKGDMVDYVICLDGTTNAAMQRAYHLDELKSSEDKKLQLDTNYYLGQQIHPVVTRMVEVLEGTDASRIAESLGMDPTKFRQNAQRAQREIAEQSEGESLLKTTLQLYRLCEPFRFQCMACKTEQLMASAYRPGASHTHVPVLQQCSNAECQTAPIQYLASVRNQLQLDIRRHVQRFYKNWLVCDHPDCNYNTRTHTLKKDVRRPLCQKCKSGSLLRQYTERDLYNQLCYLRFMFDLGKQQLQQKPTLTPELEQAYQLLYETVDQHLQTSSYVVISLRKLFGRSLTNMGMQSAKIKARTDLIASTLADV is encoded by the exons ATGTCCGATTCACCTT CCGGACCCCGTGCCAAGCGGCAGCGCATTGACAAAAATGGGCGATTCGCTGCCATGGAACGATTGCGCCAACTAAAAGGCACAAAGAACAAATGCCAGGTGGAAGACCAGGTGGACGATGTCTACGAGGTGGTCGATGAGCGGGAGTATGCCAAGCGGGCCCAGGAGAAGTACGGTGACGATTGGATCGAAGATG ATGGCACTGGGTATGCGGAAGATGGTCGCGACTTTTTCGAAGATGAAGATGACTATTCAGACGCCGGGGAGGAGGAAGAAAAAACTAAAGGGAAAAAGAAGAAAGGCGTGTCcgccaacagcaacaaaaggCCACGTGAAAGTGATAAGCCCGCCAAGGGAAAAGCATCCATCAAAAATCTCTTTAGTAATGCCGTGCCCAAAAAAGTGGACATTAAAACCAGTGTCAAAGATGATGACATCTTGGCGGATATTCTGGGTGAAATAAAGGAAGAACCGGGAGAAGAATCCACCAAAGTGGAGAAGGtcatagctcccgcaaagatAGCAGCAGTGACCAGGAAATCCGAAGCCGCCGCAGCCAAAGATTACATGAATAGTTTCCTGAAAAACATCAAAGTCCAGGAGCAGGAGCGCAAGAAAGCTGAAGCGAGTAGCGATCACGAGATGCTTGAACGCATCCTCAAGCCCAAAGCCCCTGTGCCAAACAAAAAGGTGGCCACTTTTGCCACAGCTTCGGTGAAAAAGGAAAAGGATATTCCAGAAACAAAACCTGCCGCCAAAGGTTCCAGCCAAGATGCATTTTCCGACAATGAAATGGATTTCAGTTGCCTGGATGATGACGAAAACCAGTTCGATTTGGAGCAATCGAAGCAGCCAGAGGAGAAGACTCCACAAGCTAAGCCAGTCGAAAAGGTTGTTCCCAAAAAAGAGCCCGCCGAATCGCCACCAAAGGAAGCCGACCCTGAGGACATGAGCAAACTGTTGAGCAATTGGGAGTCTATTTGCCAAATGGACGATGACTTTGAGAAGTCAGTGACCACCGGAGAGCAGGACGCCCCAATTTCTTCCAGCGAACAGTTGCGATTCTGGTTCTGGGAAGCATGGGAGGACCCAACAAAGCTGCCTGGCGAAGTCTTTCTTTTTGGAAGGACAGCCGATGGAAAGTCTGTGTGCGTGAGGGTTCAAAATATAAACCGGGTTCTATACCTTTTGCCGAGACAATAT CTTCTAGATCCGATTTCCAAGGAGCCCACCAAGGAAAAGGTTACCGTGGCGGACATCTACAAGGAGTTCGACAGCGAAGTGGCTACTGAACTGAAGCTGGATACATTCCGATCCCGCAAAGTGAGCAAAAACTTTGCCCACCACGCCATTGGAATCGATGTGCCCCAGACCTGCGATTACCTGGAAGTCCATTATGATGGCAAGAAACCTCCACCAACATTGGCAGCAAATAAGAAATACAACTCGATTGCCCACGTCTTTGGGTCCACAACGAATGCTTTGGAGCGTTTCCTGTTGGATCGAAAAATCAAGGGACCCTGCTGGCTGCAAGTGAGCGGCTTCAAACTGAGTCCGGCGCCCATGAGTTGGTGCAAAACGGAGGTGACTGTATCGGAGCCAAAGAATGTGGAGTTGGTTCAGGACAAGGGCAAGCCAGCTCCTCCACCACCCCTCACTCTATTGGCATTGAATGTACGCACCTGTATGAACCCGAAGacaatgaaaaatgaaatctGCATGATTTCCATGCTCACACACAACCGATTCCATATCGATCGACCAGCTCCCCAGCCCGCCTTCAATCGTCATATGTGCGCCCTGACCCGACCCGCGGTGGTCAGTTGGCCATTGGACTTGAACCTGGAGTTGGCCAAATACAAGTCCACCAAGATATACAAGCACGACTCGGAGAAGGTCCTGCTTAACTGGTTTCTGGCACAGTACCAGCAAATAGATGCGGATCTGATTGTGACGTTCGATGCGATGGATTGCCAGTTGAATGTGATCACCGACCAAATTGTAGCCCTGAAGATACCCCAGTGGTCGCGAATGGGTCGTCTAAGGATGACTCAGTCCTTTGGCAAACGGTTGTTGGACCATTTTGTGGGGCGGATGGTGTGCGATGTGAAGCGTTCTGCGGAAGAGTGCATTCGGGCCAGATCATATGATCTTCAGACTTTGTGCCAGCAAGTCTTGAAGCTCAAGGAATCGGAGCGCATGGAAGTTAATGGCGATGATCTACTGGAGATGTACGAAAAGGGTGAGAGCATCACCAAGCTTATATCCCTGACCATGCAGGACAACTCTTACTTGCTCCGTCTAATGTGCGAACTGAACATCATGCCGCTGGCCTTGCAGATCACCAACATTTGCGGAAACACCATGACCAGAACACTCCAGGGTGGTCGCTCAGAGAGAAACGAGTTCCTTCTGCTACATGCCTTCCACGAAAAGAATTACATTGTTCCGGACAAGAAGGCTTCCAATAGACGAGGCGGCGGCGATCCAGAGAACACTATCATAGCAGATGCCACGTTACCTGTTCGTAAAAAGGCGGCCTATGCCGGTGGCTTGGTGTTGGAGCCTATGCGTGGGTTGTACGAGAAGTTTGTCTTGCTGATGGACTTCAACTCCCTGTATCCGAGCATTATTCAGGAGTACAACATATGCTTCACCACGGTGCAGCAGCCAGTGGATGCGGACGAATTGCCAACTCTGCCGGAGTCAAAGGTCGAGGCTGGTATTTTGCCCCTGCAACTAAAACGCTTGGTGGAGTCGCGTAAGGAGGTGAAAAAGCTAATGGCAGCACCCGACCTCTCACCCGAACTCCAGATGCAGTATCATATTAGGCAGATGGCCCTGAAACTAACTGCCAATTCCATGTACGGATGTCTGGGCTTTGCACATTCCAGATTCTTCGCCCAGCACTTGGCCGCCCTGGTCACCCACAAGGGCCGAGAAATCCTTACCAACACCCAGCAGATGGTCCAGAAGATGAACTACGATGTGGTCTACGGTGACACCGACTCCATAATGATCAACACCAATATAACCGACTACGATCAGGTCTACAAGATTGGTCGCGAAATCAAGCAAAGCGTGAACAAGATGTACAAGCAACTGGAACTGGACATCGATGGTGTCTTTGCCTGCCTCCTGTTGCTCAAAAAGAAGAAGTACGCAGCGGTCAAGTTGAGCAAGGACTCCAAGGGCAATCTCAAACGAGAGCAGGAGCACAAGGGTTTGGACATAGTGCGTCGTGATTGGTCCCAGCTGGCGGTAATGGTGGGAAAAGCTGTACTGGACGAGGTGCTGGCTGAAAAGCAATTGGAGGAGAAGCTAGATGCTGTCCATACCCAGCTGGAGAAGATCAAGCAGCAAATTAACGAGGGTGCAGTGCCTCTGCCACTTTTTGTGATCACCAAACAGCTAACCCGAGCTCCGCAGGAGTACGCCAACAGTGCCTCCTTGCCGCATGTCCAGGTGGCCCTGCGCATGAATCGGGAACGGAACAGGCGCTACAAAAAAGGTGACATGGTCGACTACGTTATATGCTTGGACGGCACCACCAATGCTGCGATGCAGCGAGCCTACCACCTGGACGAGCTGAAGAGCAGCGAGGATAAGAAACTGCAGCTGGACACGAACTACTATCTGGGACAGCAGATCCATCCAGTGGTCACTCGCATGGTGGAGGTGCTGGAAGGCACTGATGCAAGTAGGATTGCCGAAAGTTTGGGAATGGATCCTACAAAGTTCCGACAGAATGCTCAACG TGCCCAGCGAGAAATAGCCGAGCAGTCGGAGGGCGAGTCCTTGCTGAAGACAACTCTGCAACTGTATCGATTGTGCGAACCATTCCGATTCCAGTGCATGGCTTGCAAAACGGAGCAACTGATGGCCAGTGCCTATCGTCCGGGTGCCAGCCATACCCATGTTCCAGTGCTCCAGCAGTGTTCGAACGCAGAGTGCCAAACGGCTCCCATTCAGTACCTGGCCAGCGTGCGAAATCAGCTTCAGCTGGACATTAGGCGTCATGTGCAGCGGTTCTACAAGAACTGGCTAGTTTGCGATCACCCGGATTGCAACTACAATACGAGAACCCATACCCTAAAGAAGGATGTGCGGCGGCCGCTGTGCCAGAAGTGCAAGAGTGGCAGCCTGCTGCGACAATATACAGAGCGGGACCTGTACAATCAGCTCTGCTACCTGAGATTCATGTTCGACCTTGGAAaacagcagctgcagcagaaAC CCACCCTCACCCCAGAACTGGAGCAGGCCTACCAGCTTCTGTACGAGACGGTGGATCAGCACTTGCAGACCTCCTCGTACGTGGTCATCTCTCTGAGGAAACTCTTTGGACGCTCCCTCACAAATATGGGCATGCAATCGGCAAAAATAAAGGCACGAACCGATCTAATTGCCAGCACTTTGGCAGATGTCTAA
- the LOC6499968 gene encoding uncharacterized protein LOC6499968 → MQRSCSSYRISYLAGRTHKPQLCYSKTVDMSQQWPSNCIRHLIHIVVIFLFATHLAHASSQIDVDEDLKHMLGRCRGTDEDYNECMRQVFNDLRAYFTTGVPDYNIKPFDPHRCGYVELRRGDSQGLGSFRLILRNVSEYGWARSEVTKFHADPEDQRIVYAQYFPEKSLEGEYQFVGKMLGTEITRKGHWNLTLFDYSQTTSVRRIGEPGSLIKVHVEVDRIGGMELHVGNLLQGQPLNQLADGVINSMWQLGLPFLKPMINELVSTAFTDIFNESFRHFPLEKFLGTSHSYSF, encoded by the exons ATGCAAAGGAGCTGCTCGAGTTATAGAATTTCATATTTGGCCGGCAGAACCCACAAACCCCAAT TGTGTTACTCCAAAACTGTGGACATGTCGCAACAGTGGCCCTCAAACTGTATCAGGCACCTGATCCACATTGTAGTGATCTTTCTGTTTGCCACTCACCTGGCACATGCCTCTAGTCAGATTGATGTGGACGAGGACCTGAAGCACATGCTGGGACGATGCAGAGGAACAGACGAAGATTACAATGAGTGTATGCGACAGGTGTTTAACGATCTGCGGGCTTACTTCACAACAG GTGTGCCCGACTATAATATCAAGCCCTTTGACCCACATCGCTGCGGCTACGTTGAGTTGCGAAGGGGCGACTCCCAGGGACTGGGTAGTTTCCGACTGATTTTGCGCAATGTCTCCGAGTACGGTTGGGCCAGATCCGAGGTGACCAAGTTCCATGCCGACCCCGAGGACCAGCGCATCGTTTATGCCCAGTATTTCCCCGAGAAGAGTCTGGAGGGCGAGTACCAGTTCGTGGGCAAAATGCTGGGCACAGAGATCACCCGAAAAGGTCACTGGAACCTGACGCTTTTTGACTACAG TCAAACAACCAGCGTGCGTCGCATTGGAGAGCCTGGATCACTGATCAAGGTGCACGTGGAGGTGGACCGCATAGGGGGAATGGAGCTGCACGTTGGGAATCTGTTGCAGGGGCAGCCACTAAATCAACTGGCCGATGGAGTTATCAACAGCATGTGGCAGCTGGGCCTGCCGTTTTTGAAGCCGATGATCAACGAGCTAGTGAGCACCGCCTTTACGGATATATTTAATGAGTCCTTCCGCCACTTTCCCCTGGAGAAGTTTCTTGGAACATCACATagttatagtttttaa
- the LOC6500592 gene encoding protein archease-like produces MEVEFSKDNFLLPDIKYEYLDHTADVQLHGWGHSLKEAFEQCGVAMFGYMTELEYVSVEQCYEIEAHGDDLEGLLFHFLDELLFLFSVEPFLVCKKLEITKFDLETFTIVCRCYGEPFELGKHPQGTEVKAITYSAMQIVQKPEDANYEVFVIIDI; encoded by the exons ATGGAGGTAGAATTCAGCAAGGATAACTTTCTTCTACCGGATATAAAGTATGAAT ATTTGGACCACACGGCCGATGTTCA GCTTCATGGATGGGGACACAGTTTAAAGGAAGCCTTCGAACAATGCGGAGTGGCCATGTTTGGATACATGACCGAATTGGAATACGTATCCGTGGAGCAGTGCTACGAGATCGAGGCCCATGGTGATGATCTGGAGGGACTTTTGTTCCATTTTCTCGACGAGCTGCTGTTCCTTTTCTCCGTCGAACCATTCTTGGTGTGCAAAAAGCTGGAAATCACAAAGTTCGATCTGGAAACATTTACGATAGTGTGCCGCTGCTACGGAGAACCATTCGAGCTGGGAAAACATCCACAGGGCACTGAGGTGAAGGCCATCACATATTCGGCCATGCAAATCGTCCAGAAGCCGGAGGACGCCAACTACGAGGTGTTTGTCATTATTGATATTTGA